In Thermothelomyces thermophilus ATCC 42464 chromosome 2, complete sequence, a single window of DNA contains:
- a CDS encoding glycoside hydrolase family 16 protein (CAZy_ID 268019), which produces MAPSVLRLGAAALACASSTLAVETYQLKESYNPSNFFDKFTFFSSPDPNQGFVKYRSKQDATNLGLIQSTKDEVTIKVDSTGTDKDGRSSVRIESVNTYNSGLFIADFSHFPKPACGAWPAYWMVGPQWPLDGEVDIYEGWNLNTANKVVLHTDGPSVVGSCTVSQEDFTASLRYSNCWDKAPDQPGNTGCAADEPDGTFGGAAGGVYATEWSETGFKIWSWTHDNVPSDVKSGKPDPSTWGMPVFAAGGSTCDVTKTFNNMRIILNINLCGDAAGGLWGETCQAATGVAQCAQYVQQNPKAFEQTYWKIRGIDVYQLETVKPSSTAASSTSTTSSKSSTSNTSAASSTSTSDSTPSSTSTKSTKSTAPTSTTGASTSATETCTSDVTTESATETVTSTSSSGPATETDTESDCPDDNTPSTTFPPDVTGTSGTATATASVSATETATETESECSDDISETATVGPTDSSTKVTATAAPTDSFTEVTATASTTEFTTSTIYSTVTSTITSCAPTVTNCPARTVTSVIVIGTTVCPVTEVKPTETGGGVPGTGVPSASAPGAGSPSADVPSSNVPGTGVVPTSSVPTVSVPAPGGPIGGDTTLRTSTTVYRTTTVVVPRPTDGSAGGGDNDNNNNNNNNEEEGSGDNNETASSSTLAPSFVSPPASSSAIPDEPEQAQPTDTGAGVPPVEIVTSTSPSATSSGLSPVVTAGAGKVAARSAVLMGVGAVVALVNL; this is translated from the exons ATGGCTCCGTCGGTCCTCCGGCTGGGCGCTGCTGCCCTAGCCTGTGCCTCGAGCACTCTTGCTGTCGAGACGTACCAGCTCAAGGAGTCATATAACCCGTCCAATTTCTTTGACAAGTTCACCTTCTTCAGCTCTCCCGACCCCAACCAGGGTTTCGTCAAGTACAGAAGCAAGCAGGACGCCACCAACCTCGGCCTTATCCAGAGCACCAAGGACGAGGTGACCATCAAGGTCGATTCGACCGGCACGGACAAGGACGGCCGGAGCAGTGTCAGGATCGAGAGTGTCAACACCTACAACTCGGGCCTGTTCATTGCCGATTTCTCCCACTTTCCCAAGCCAGCATGCGGTGCTTGGCCCGCCTACTGGATGGTTGGACCCCAGTGGCCTCTGGACGGCGAGGTCGACATCTACGAGGGCTGGAACTTGAACACGGCCAACAAGGTTGTGCTTCACACGGACGGCCCTTCCGTCGTGGGCTCTTGCACTGTCAGCCAGGAGGACTTCACGGCCTCGTTGCGCTACAGCAACTGCTGGGACAAGGCCCCGGACCAGCCGGGTAACACGGGCTGCGCGGCGGACGAGCCCGATGGAACATTTGGTGGCGCGGCCGGAGGTGTCT ACGCTACTGAGTGGAGTGAGACCGGCTTCAAGATCTGGTCCTGGACACACGACAACGTCCCTTCGGACGTGAAGAGCGGCAAGCCCGACCCGAGCACGTGGGGCATGCCCGTGTTCGCCGCCGGAGGTAGCACTTGCGACGTCACCAAGACCTTCAACAACATGCGCATCATCCTGAACATCAACCTCTGCGGCGATGCCGCCGGCGGTCTCTGGGGCGAGACCTGCCAGGCGGCGACCGGGGTGGCCCAGTGCGCCCAGTACGTGCAGCAGAACCCGAAGGCGTTCGAGCAGACCTACTGGAAGATTCGCGGCATCGACGTGTACCAGCTCGAGACGGTCAAGCCGAGCTCGACTGCCGCCTCCAGCACGTCAACTACAAGCAGCAAGTCCAGCACTTCGAACACCTCCGCTGCTTCATCTACGAGCACCTCCGACAGCACCCCGAGCAGCACGTCGACCAAGTCGACCAAGTCGACCGCTCCTACCTCGACCACTGGGGCTTCGACCTCGGCTACGGAGACCTGCACCTCGGATGTCACCACGGAAAGCGCCACCGAGACCGTgacctcgacctcctcgAGCGGGCCCGCTACCGAGACGGATACGGAAAGCGACTGCCCTGATGACAATACCCCCTCCACCACGTTCCCACCCGACGTCACCGGCACCTCGGGCACGGCCACGGCTACGGCCTCGGTCTCGGCCACTGAGACTGCGACCGAGACCGAGAGCGAATGCTCCGACGACATCTCCGAGACGGCTACCGTCGGGCCCACCGACTCGTCCACGAAGGTGACGGCCACCGCCGCGCCTACCGACTCGTTCACGGAGGTGACGGCCACCGCCTCTACCACGGAGTTCACCACGTCCACCATCTACTCGACCGTCACGTCCACCATAACCTCGTGCGCGCCCACGGTGACCAACTGCCCGGCCCGCACCGTCACCAGCGTCATCGTTATCGGCACCACCGTCTGCCCCGTGACCGAGGTCAAGCCGACCGAGACTGGCGGGGGCGTCCCCGGTACCGGTGTTCCCAGTGCCAGCGCCCCGGGTGCCGGCTCCCCGAGTGCCGACGTTCCCAGCTCCAACGTCCCCGGCACCGGCGTCGTCCCTACTTCCAGCGTCCCCACTGTCAGCGTGCCCGCTCCCGGCGGCCCGATCGGAGGCGACACCACCCTCCGGACGTCCACCACCGTCTACCGAACGACCACTGTCGTCGTCCCGCGCCCGACCGACGGCTCGGCGGGTGGCGgcgacaacgacaacaacaacaacaacaacaacaacgaggaggagggcagCGGCGATAACAACGAGACCGCCAGCAGCTCCACCCTCGCGCCCAGCTTCGTGTCCCCGCCCgcctcgagctcggccaTCCCCGACGAGCCGGAGCAGGCGCAGCCGACCGACACGGGCGCGGGCGTGCCGCCCGTCGAGATCGTGACCAGCACCAGCCCGTCGGCCACGAGCAGCGGTCTGTCGCCCGTCGTAACTGCCGGCGCGGGCAAGGTGGCTGCCAGGAGCGCGGTGCTGATGGGCGTCGGCGCCGTGGTGGCCTTGGTCAATCTCTAA